Below is a genomic region from Microbacterium sp. LWO12-1.2.
GGCACGATGGAATCGGATCGTGTGCGTGTCCCTACTCCCACGGGCGCATCCCCTCAGGACGTGCTCGAGGCCGTGAAGACGGTGCTCAAGACCCTCGACGTGCACGACTCGACCCTTCCGCTCGGCGTCGCCTTCCCGGCGATCGTCAAGCGCGGCAAGACGCTGTCGGCCGCGAACGTGTCGAAGGAGTGGGTGGACTTTGACGCCGAGCGCTTCTTCCGCGACGGCCTCGGTCGCAACATCGTCTTCGTGAACGATGCGGATGCCGCCGGAGTCGCGGAGTCGCGTCACGGTGCCGCCAGGGATGTCCGCGGTCTCACGCTGCTGACCACGCTCGGCACCGGCATCGGCTCCGCCTTCCTCTATGACGGCGTGCTGCTGCCCAACACGGAGCTCGGTCACCTGCAGTACGGCACCTATGAGTCCGTCGAGCAGTGGGCCGCGACCTCGGCGCGCGAGCGCGAGGGCCTCAGCTGGGCCGCATGGGCAGAGCGTCTGCAGGCGTTCTACTCGCACATCGAGTTCCTCTTCAGCCCCGACCTGTTCGTGGTCGGTGGCGGCGTGTCGAAGAACGCCGGCGACTTCCTCCCGCTGCTCGAGCTCAAGACGCCGATCGTCCCGGCGATCCACCGCAACAACTCGGGGATCATCGGCGCGGCGTCCCTCGCCGGCGACTGACACCCACGACGCTCAGGGCCCTTCGACCGGTCCAGAGACCCGTACAAGAGAAGGACCCGACGACTCTGCGGTCGTCGGGTCCTTCGTCGTCTGAGGCGAGGCTGGCTACGCCAGCGACGCCTCAGGATCAGTTTTGCCTGTGACTTCGTCTCGAAGATTCACGAGAGAGTTGTCGTCCTCACCAACGGCGATACGCGCCGCCCGCCGCTCGAGCAAGTCTGCCGCGACCGTGTTGAGCTGAGAATCGACCCCACCCTCGGCTTTCTGGCGAAACTCCTCCGCCGAATCACGAAGTATCTGCGCCTTGGCGGCCCGATCGACTTGAGCCATGCGTGTTGCCCCCGGATCGAATAGCGACACTGGCGACTCGAAATCCCTAGCCTGCCTAGTTACCCCTCATTCTAGGGAAATAGACGCCGTGCAGGAAACGGCAGGGATATCGGACACGGGGCCGATCGATACGGATGCCGGGCACAGCGGCCTGTTGGTTGCACCCCGCATGATGAGAGCACGTCGTGCTGTGGGACCACGACGAGTCGGCTGAGTCCCCAGCGATACCGACGGTGGCCCTGATCCTCGCCGACGACTAGTGAGAGAGTCTGGCGATCTACTCGATATCCGATAGGTCCAT
It encodes:
- the ppgK gene encoding polyphosphate--glucose phosphotransferase; protein product: MAKAIGVDIGGTGIKAGIVDLTHGTMESDRVRVPTPTGASPQDVLEAVKTVLKTLDVHDSTLPLGVAFPAIVKRGKTLSAANVSKEWVDFDAERFFRDGLGRNIVFVNDADAAGVAESRHGAARDVRGLTLLTTLGTGIGSAFLYDGVLLPNTELGHLQYGTYESVEQWAATSAREREGLSWAAWAERLQAFYSHIEFLFSPDLFVVGGGVSKNAGDFLPLLELKTPIVPAIHRNNSGIIGAASLAGD